One Salvelinus sp. IW2-2015 unplaced genomic scaffold, ASM291031v2 Un_scaffold3725, whole genome shotgun sequence genomic window carries:
- the LOC112076390 gene encoding insulin gene enhancer protein isl-1-like — MGDMGDPPKKKRLISLCVGCGNQIHDQYILRVSPDLEWHAACLKCAECNQYLDESCTCFVRDGKTYCKRDYVRLYGVKCAKCNIGFSKNDFVMRARSKVYHIECFRCVACSRQLIPGDEFALREDGLFCRADHEVVERATMGVGDPLSPLHPARPLQMAGRLTIYINGSGVFXCCFCCFQLACICVXGVWQLYDDQFLWDYLQNIQGMTGTPMVAASPERHDGGLQANPVEVQSYQPPWKVLSDFALQSDMDQPAFQQLVHFSEGGPGSDSTGSEVASMSSQLPDTPNSMVSSPIEA; from the exons ATGGGCGATATGGGGGATCCACCGAAAA AAAAGCGTCTGATCTCGCTGTGTGTCGGCTGTGGAAACCAGATCCACGACCAGTATATTCTGCGGGTCTCTCCGGACCTCGAGTGGCACGCTGCCTGTTTGAAGTGTGCAGAGTGTAATCAGTATCTTGACGAGTCGTGTACCTGCTTTGTCCGAGACGGGAAAACCTACTGTAAAAGAGACTATGTTAG GTTATACGGGGTAAAGTGCGCTAAATGCAACATCGGTTTCAGCAAGAATGACTTCGTGATGAGAGCGCGCTCCAAGGTGTACCATATCGAGTGTTTTCGGTGTGTGGCCTGCAGCCGACAGCTCATCCCGGGGGACGAGTTCGCTCTGAGGGAGGACGGCTTGTTCTGCCGGGCCGACCATGARGTCGTGGAGCGGGCAACAATGGGCGTCGGAGACCCTCTCAGCCCCCTCCACCCGGCCCGACCTTTACAAATGGCAGGTAGGTTAACAATTTATATCAATGGCAGTGGTGTTTTTWgttgttgtttttgttgctttCAGTTGGCTTGTATATGTGTTGRTGGTGTTTGGCAA TTATATGACGATCAGTTTCTCTGGGACTATCTGCAGAATATCCAGGGAATGACGGGCACTCCGATGGTGGCTGCCAGCCCGGAGAGACATGACGGTGGTTTACAGGCTAACCCAGTGGAGGTGCAGAGTTACCAGCCGCCTTGGAAGGTCCTTAGTGACTTCGCGTTGCAGAGTGACATGGACCAACCCGCGTTTCAACAACTG GTCCATTTTTCGGAGGGGGGACCTGGTTCCGACTCGACAGGAAGCGAAGTCGCCTCGATGTCATCCCAACTTCCAGACACACCCAACAGCATGGTCTCGAGCCCTATAGAGGCGTAG